The Colias croceus chromosome 6, ilColCroc2.1 genome contains the following window.
GTCGTTCAAAAAGCCCTCCAATgtagtacaaataaacaataaaaccaaaaaagtaagtaattacacccagtgaaaaaagttacttatttggTGTCGTGGGTCGAACGTGACCCAGAAAGCTACTTACCTCCGCTCCTAAGATAGTCACAGTTCTACACATCTACCCCCCGCTGCAGCTAGCGACGCACTGAGAATACTTAGAAGCGCACAGTCgttgcataaatatttaaagaattataaccGAAAATGTTCGCTTCtgggtcaaatttgacccacgataccTGCTAAGGGTTAATATTGAAGCATTTTTTTGCAGCAAATATCAAATGCGAGTCCCAATAGAATTATTATCAGGGCTTGCTAATTGCCTTCTTAATGATACAGTTTTCGAAATAGTCAAAGGTCTTATGGAAATTCAACATGTCActgaaaaacatttatttcaacaaaGGCTGCAAGTTGTTAATAAACATACAAGTAAGTTAATAATCTCTACTTAGATAAAAGTAGCAAATTTATTCAAAGCTGCTGctatataagtaaaataataatacaatgacTTTTTACAGCTGAAATTCAAAATATGATTAACTCTACTCCAAATCCAGAAGATCAGGAATtacaaaaacacattttattaaagagACACAAAGAAGAAATGAAGCAGACTGATATGAAATTAGTTATACAATTAGATCAaaaggtatttaatattttaaattttctttaataaaaaatagagaaGTTATAACTCAATCAAAGATGTATTTCTTATCATTCATACTTAACCAAAACATTCTGATTTAAATTAGATAACACTTCAACTACTTTTTGTACTATagaaatatcataataattgcCATGTACACATTTTGTGTATCACCCTCCATGCCAATCTATATCACAAATAATGCTTAATAACAtcaataatagttttaatgagATACTTTCAattaatgaaaacaatatttacagGTCAGTGACCAACAGGATACACTAGAAAAAGCTGGAGTCCCTGGATTCTTCGTTACCACAAAACCAATAGAAATCAAAGTACAAATGTAcctgttagattttattttaagactgAGTAAAATGGATATTCCACAAGTTTGAATTTAAGGTTAAATATTGTACATACATATCATTgtttctcttttttttttcctaatatttaaaaaaaaataatctcatGGAGGGGACCATGATAAAGTtataggattttttttaatacttcaGATTAATGATATCTATAAATAGTTAAGATATTTTCTCATTTTTTACTgccattttattaatttaggtaagaataaaacaaattattatttggaaaggttttagtaaaaA
Protein-coding sequences here:
- the LOC123692778 gene encoding gonadal protein gdl, with translation MDFVEPTPEALQRKLYFLLEQLQDMARELPPKYQMRVPIELLSGLANCLLNDTVFEIVKGLMEIQHVTEKHLFQQRLQVVNKHTTEIQNMINSTPNPEDQELQKHILLKRHKEEMKQTDMKLVIQLDQKVSDQQDTLEKAGVPGFFVTTKPIEIKVQMYLLDFILRLSKMDIPQV